The genomic segment TCGGTATCGACCTGTCCCGGCGCGAGCCGAGCAGCGTCGAAGAGGTCTGACGGGTTGGCCGGCCGGATCGTCCGTTGATCCGGCCGGCTCTCCCCGGACCCGTTCAGACCATTGCTGAAGTGCCCCATTTTCTCGCTGCGGCGAGGGGGCTCGAACCCCCGAAAGAGGGATTGACGACAAGTGCTCGACGTCAACTTCTTCGACGAGCTGCGGATCGGCCTTGCCACCGCGGACGACATCCGGACCTGGTCGCACGGCGAAGTGAAGAAGCCGGAGACCATCAACTACCGCACGCTCAAGCCCGAGAAGGACGGACTCTTCTGCGAGAAGATCTTCGGCCCCACCCGGGACTGGGAGTGCTACTGCGGCAAGTACAAGCGTGTCCGCTTCAAGGGCATCATCTGTGAGCGCTGCGGCGTCGAGGTCACTCGCGCCAAGGTGCGCCGCGAGCGGATGGGCCACATCGAACTCGCCGCCCCGGTCACCCACATCTGGTACTTCAAGGGTGTCCCGTCGCGTCTGGGCTACCTCCTCGACCTGGCGCCGAAGGACCTCGAAAAGGTCATCTACTTCGCCGCGTACATGATCACGTTCGTGGACGAGGAGCGCCGCACCCGCGACCTGCCCTCGCTGGAGGCGCACGTCTCCGTCGAGCGTCAGCAGGTCGAGAACCGGCGTGACTCCGATCTGGAGAACCGCGCCAAGAAGCTTGAGACCGACCTGGCCGAGCTGGAGGCCGAGGGCGCCAAGGCCGACGTGCGCCGCAAGGTGCGCGAAGGCGCCGAGCGCGAGATGAAGCAGCTGCGCGACCGTGCGCAGCGCGAGATCGACCGTCTCGACGAGGTGTGGAACCGCTTCAAGAACCTCAAGGTCCAGGACCTGGAGGGCGACGAGCTGCTCTACCGCGAGCTGCGTGACCGCTTCGGCACGTACTTCGACGGTTCGATGGGCGCCGCCGCGCTGCAGAAGCGGCTGGAGTCCTTCGACCTCGACGAGGAGGCCGAGCGCCTCCGCGAGATCATCCGTACCGGCAAGGGCCAGAAGAAGACCCGCGCGCTCAAGCGCCTCAAGGTCGTCTCCGCGTTCCTCCAGACGAGCAACAGCCCCAAGGGCATGGTGCTCGACTGCGTGCCGGTCATCCCGCCGGACCTGCGTCCGATGGTGCAGCTGGACGGTGGCCGCTTCGCGACCTCCGACCTGAACGACCTGTACCGCCGCGTGATCAACCGCAACAACCGTCTGAAGCGTCTGCTCGACCTCGGTGCCCCCGAGATCATCGTGAACAACGAGAAGCGGATGCTCCAGGAGGCCGTCGACGCGCTGTTCGACAACGGCCGCCGCGGCCGTCCGGTCACCGGCCCCGGCAACCGTCCGCTGAAGTCCCTCAGCGACATGCTGAAGGGCAAGCAGGGGCGTTTCCGCCAGAACCTGCTCGGCAAGCGTGTCGACTACTCGGCGCGTTCCGTCATCGTCGTCGGCCCGCAGCTCAAGCTGCACCAGTGCGGTCTGCCCAAGGCCATGGCGCTGGAGCTCTTCAAGCCGTTCGTGATGAAGCGCCTGGTCGACCTGAACCACGCGCAGAACATCAAGTCGGCCAAGCGCATGGTCGAGCGTGGCCGCACCGTCGTGTACGACGTCCTCGAAGAGGTCATCGCCGAGCACCCGGTGCTGCTGAACCGCGCGCCCACCCTGCACCGCCTCGGCATCCAGGCCTTCGAGCCGCAGCTGGTCGAGGGCAAGGCCATCCAGATCCACCCGCTCGTCTGCACCGCGTTCAACGCGGACTTCGACGGTGACCAGATGGCCGTGCACCTGCCGCTCTCCGCGGAGGCGCAGGCCGAGGCCCGCATCCTGATGCTGTCCTCGAACAACATCCTGAAGCCGGCCGACGGCCGCCCCGTCACCATGCCGACCCAGGACATGGTGCTGGGCCTCTTCTTCCTCACCACGGACGAGGCGGAGCGCGAGGTCGTCGGCGCGGGCCGGGCCTTCGGTTCCACCGCCGAGGCGATCATGGCGTTCGACGCCAAGGAGCTGTCGCTCCAGGCGAAGGTCGACATCCGCTTCCCGGTGGGCACCATCCCGCCGCGCGGCTGGACCCCGCCGGCCCGTGAGGAGGGCGAGCCCGAGTACCAGCAGGGCGACACCTTCCGGCTGCGGACCAGCCTGGGCCGCGCGCTCTTCAACGAGCTGCTGCCCGAGGACTACCCGTTCGTCGACTACTCGGTGGGCAAGAAGCAGCTCTCCGAGATCGTCAACGACCTGGCCGAGCGCTACCCCAAGGTCATCGTGGCGGCGACGCTCGACAACCTGAAGGCGGCGGGCTTCTTCTGGGCGACCCGCTCCGGCGTCACCGTGGCCGTCTCCGACATCGTGGTCCCCGAGGCCAAGAAGGCGATCGTCGCGGGCTACGAGGCGCAGGACGAGAAGGTCCAGAAGCAGTACGAGCGCGGTCTGATCACCAAGGACGAGCGCACGCAGGAGCTCATCGCGATCTGGACCAAGGCGACCAACGAGGTCGCCGAGGCGATGAACGCGAACTTCCCGAAGACGAACCCCATCTTCATGATGGTCGACTCGGGTGCCCGAGGAAACATGATGCAGATGCGTCAGATCGCGGGTATGCGTGGTCTGGTGTCGAACGCGAAGAACGAGACCATCCCGCGTCCGATCAAGGCGTCCTTCCGTGAGGGCCTGACCGTGCTGGAGTACTTCATCTCCACGCACGGTGCCCGTAAGGGTCTGGCGGACACCGCCCTGCGTACCGCCGACTCGGGTTACCTGACCCGTCGTCTGGTGGACGTCTCGCAGGACGTGATCATCCGCGAGGAGGACTGTGGCACCGACCGCGGCCTCAAGCTGAAGATCGCGGTCAAGGGGACCGACGGCAGGCTCCGCAAGACGGACGACGTCGAGACCTCGGTGTACGCCCGCATGCTCGCCGAGGACGTCGTCATCGACGGCAAGGTCATCGCGCCTGCCAACGTCGACCTCGGTGACGTCCTGATCGACGCCCTGGTGGGCGCCGGCGTCGAGGAGGTCAAGACCCGTTCGGTCCTGACCTGTGAGTCCGCGGTCGGCACCTGTGCCTTCTGCTACGGACGCTCGCTCGCCACCGGCAAGCTGGTCGACATCGGTGAGGCGGTCGGCATCATCGCCGCCCAGTCCATCGGTGAGCCCGGCACCCAGCTGACGATGCGTACCTTCCACACCGGTGGTGTGGCCGGTGACGACATCACCCAGGGTCTGCCCCGTGTCGTCGAGCTCTTCGAGGCCCGTACGCCCAAGGGTGTCGCCCCGATCTCGGAGGCGGCCGGCCGCATCCGTATCGAGGAGACCGAGAAGACCAAGAAGATCGTCGTCACCCCGGACGACGGCAGCGAAGAGACGCCCTTCCCGATCTCGAAGCGGGCCAAGGTCCTGGTGCGCGAGGGTGACCACGTGGAGGTGGGCCAGAAGCTCACCTTCGGTGCCACCAACCCGCACGACGTGCTGCGCATCCTCGGCCAGCGCGCGGTCCAGGTCCACCTGGTCGGCGAGGTCCAGAAGGTCTACAACTCGCAGGGCGTGTCGATCCACGACAAGCACATCGAGATCATCATCCGGCAGATGCTGCGCCGTGTGACGATCATCGAGTCCGGCGACGCGGAGCTGCTGCCGGGCGAGCTCGTCGAGCGGTCGAAGTTCGAGACCGAGAACCGTCGTGTGGTCACCGAGGGCGGTCACCCCGCCTCCGGCCGTCCGCAGCTGATGGGTATCACCAAGGCCTCGCTCGCCACCGAGTCGTGGCTGTCGGCGGCGTCCTTCCAGGAGACGACCAGGGTTCTGACCGACGCGGCGATCAACGCCAAGTCGGACTCCCTGATCGGCCTCAAGGAGAACGTCATCATCGGTAAGCTCATCCCGGCCGGTACGGGTCTGTCCCGCTACCGCAACATCCGGGTCGAGCCGACCGAGGAGGCCAAGGCCGCGATGTACTCGGCCGTCGGCTACGACGACATCGACTACTCGCCGTTCGGCACGGGCTCCGGCCAGGCCGTCCCGCTGGAGGACTACGACTACGGTCCGTACAACCAGTAAGCGGGTCGCTCGAACCGAGGGGCGGTCACTCCGTTGTGCACGGGGTGGCCGCCCCTCGGCGTTGTGGAACACCGCCGTTCGCGTGTGGAATGCGTCACTTCCGTCCGGCCCGGTGTCGGCCGGCGAGTCGGCGCCCACGGGGGTGTCGGGGTCCGTACGGGCCCTGAGGGGCCTTGTGGGGGCTCGGAAGGGGCACCGCCGTGGTCGGAGGAGGTCCCGGACAAGCCGGACAGCGCTCGCGGCGTGTCGTGGTGGACGCCATTTGTTTTGACCGGAGTCCGTGAGGTAGGTACGCTCAGACCTTGTGCCTGGGGTGTGCCTGGGCTCGTGCGCGTGTCCTCAGCCGCATCGCGAGCCTGTCAGTGGCCATCGCAATCTGCGCCTTTCCCGCCCTCGGGCAGGAGTCCGCAGTATTCGACACACCCGACCGCGTGGGTCGGAGATGTTCCAGGTTAGTTTCACGAACGGCACACAGAAACCGGAGAAGTAGTGCCTACGATCCAGCAGCTGGTCCGGAAGGGCCGGCAGGACAAGGTCGAGAAGAACAAGACGCCCGCACTCGAGGGTTCGCCCCAGCGCCGCGGCGTCTGCACGCGTGTGTTCACGACCACCCCGAAGAAGCCGAACTCGGCCCTCCGTAAGGTCGCGCGTGTGCGTCTGACCTCCGGTATCGAGGTCACGGCCTACATCCCGGGTGAGGGACACAACCTGCAGGAGCACTCCATCGTGCTCGTGCGTGGTGGCCGTGTGAAGGACCTGCCTGGTGTTCGTTACAAGATCATCCGTGGTTCGCTCGACACCCAGGGTGTCAAGAACCGCAAGCAGGCCCGAAGCCGCTACGGCGCCAAGAAGGAGAAGTAAGAATGCCTCGTAAGGGCCCCGCCCCGAAGCGCCCGGTCATCATCGACCCGGTCTACGGTTCTCCTCTTGTCACCTCGCTGATCAACAAGATCCTGCTCAACGGCAAGCGTTCCACCGCCGAGCGGATCGTGTACGGCGCCATGGAAGGCCTCCGCGAGAAGACCGGCAACGACCCGGTCATCACGCTGAAGCGCGCGCTTGAGAACGTCAAGCCCTCGCTCGAGGTCAAGTCCCGCCGTGTCGGTGGCGCCACCTACCAGGTGCCGATCGAGGTCAAGCCCGGTCGCGCCTCCACCCTCGCGCTGCGCTGGCTGGTCGGTTACTCCCGCGCCCGTCGCGAGAAGACCATGACCGAGCGCCTCATGAACGAACTGCTCGACGCCTCCAACGGCCTCGGCGCTTCGGTCAAGAAGCGTGAGGACACGCACAAGATGGCCGAGTCCAACAAGGCCTTCGCGCACTACCGCTGGTAGTCGTACCCACATCGAGACCGAGAGAAGACTGAGCCTTATGGCCACCACTTCGCTTGACCTGGCCAAGGTCCGCAACATTGGGATCATGGCCCACATCGACGCGGGCAAGACGACGACCACCGAGCGCATCCTGTTTTACACCGGTGTGAGCTACAAGATCGGTGAGGTCCACGACGGCGCTGCCACGATGGACTGGATGGAGCAGGAGCAGGAACGCGGCATCACGATCACGTCGGCCGCGACGACCTGTCACTGGCCGCTCGAGGACGTCGATCACACCATCAACATCATCGACACCCCGGGGCACGTCGACTTCACGGTCGAGGTGGAGCGTTCGCTCCGCGTCCTCGACGGTGCCGTCACGGTGTTCGACGGTGTCGCCGGTGTTGAGCCGCAGTCCGAGACCGTCTGGCGTCAGGCGGACCGCTACGGCGTGCCGCGCATCTGCTTCGTCAACAAGCTCGACCGCACCGGCGCCGACTTCCACCGCTGCGTCGACATGATCAAGGGCCGCCTGGGCGCGACCCCGATCGTGATGCAGCTGCCGATCGGTGCCGAGGCCGACTTCACCGGTGTCGTGGACCTCGTCACGATGAAGGCGTTCGTCTACTCCGCCGAGGCGGCCAAGGGCGAGGCGTACGACATCCTCGACATCCCGGCCACGCTCACCGAGGCCGCGGCCGAGTGGCGTGCCCAGCTGCTGGAGACCGTCGCCGAGAACGACGACGCGCTGATGGAGCTGTACCTGGAGGGCCAGGAGCCCACCGTGGAGCAGCTGTACGCGGCGATCCGCCGCATCACCATCAACTCCGGCAAGGGCGGCGACACCACGGTCACCCCGGTGTTCTGTGGTACCGCGTTCAAGAACAAGGGCGTCCAGCCCCTGCTCGACGCGGTTGTCCGCTACCTTCCCTCCCCCCTGGACGTCGAGGCCATCGAGGGCCACGACGTCAAGGACCCGGAGGTTGTCGTCAAGCGTCAGCCGTCCGACGACGCTCCGCTGTCGGCGCTGGCGTTCAAGATCATGAGCGACCCGCACCTGGGCAAGCTCACCTTCGTCCGGGTCTACTCGGGCCGCCTGGAGTCCGGCACCGCGGTGCTGAACCCCGTCAAGGGCAAGAAGGAGCGCATCGGCAAGATCTACCGCATGCACGCGAACAAGCGTGAGGAGATCGAGGCGGTGGGCGCCGGCGACATCGTCGCCGTGATGGGCCTGAAGCAGACCACCACCGGTGAGACGCTGTGCGACGACAAGAACCCGGTGATCCTGGAGTCCATGGACTTCCCGGCGCCGGTCATCCAGGTCGCCATCGAGCCCAAGTCCAAGGGTGACCAGGAGAAGCTGGGTGTCGCCATCCAGCGCCTCTCGGAGGAGGACCCCTCCTTCCAGGTGCACTCGGACGAGGAGACCGGCCAGACCATCATCGGTGGTATGGGCGAGCTCCACCTCGAAGTGCTCGTCGACCGCATGAAGCGCGAGTTCCGCGTCGAGGCGAACGTCGGCAAGCCGCAGGTCGCGTACCGCGAGACGATCCGCAAGACCGTCGAGCGCGTGGACTACACCCACAAGAAGCAGACCGGTGGTACCGGTCAGTTCGCGAAGGTGCAGATCGCGATCGAGCCCATCGAGGGCGGCGAGGCGTCGTACGAGTTCGTCAACAAGGTCACCGGTGGCCGTATCCCCAGGGAGTACATCCCCTCGGTGGACGCGGGCGCCCAGGAGGCCATGCAGTTCGGCATCCTGGCCGGGTACGAGATGACTGGCGTCCGCGTCATTCTTCTCGACGGTGGTTACCACGAGGTCGACTCCTCCGAACTCGCGTTCAAGATCGCCGGTTCGCAGGCCTTCAAGGAGGCCGCGCGCAAGGCGTCCCCCGTGCTCCTGGAGCCGATGATGGCCGTCGAGGTCACCACGCCCGAGGACTACATGGGCGATGTCATCGGCGACATCAACTCCCGCCGTGGCCAGATCCAGGCCATGGAGGAGCGCAGCGGCGCTCGCGTCGTGAAGGGCCTCGTGCCCCTCTCGGAGATGTTCGGCTACGTCGGAGACCTCCGCAGCAAGACCTCGGGTCGCGCAAGCTACTCGATGCAGTTCGACTCCTACGCCGAGGTTCCGCGGAACGTCGCCGAGGAGATCATCGCGAAGGCCAAGGGCGAGTAACTCTCCCGAGCTCACGCTTTAGGCTTGTCACCGGAGCCTGGTAGGGCATTCACCGCAGCGCGCGAGCTGTGCGGTGTGCGCCCCCGGCCCCGGCATCCCAGCAAAGATCACCTGGCGCCGATGAAGCAAGGCGTACAGAACCACTCCACAGGAGGACCCAGTGGCGAAGGCGAAGTTCGAGCGGACTAAGCCGCACGTCAACATCGGCACCATCGGTCACATCGACCACGGTAAGACGACCCTCACGGCCGCCATTACCAAGGTGCTGCATGACGCGTACCCGGACCTGAACGAGGCCTCGGCCTTCGACCAGATCGACAAGGCTCCCGAGGAGCGCCAGCGCGGTATCACGATCTCGATCGCGCACGTCGAGTACCAGACGGAGTCGCGTCACTACGCGCACGTCGACTGCCCGGGTCACGCGGACTACATCAAGAACATGATCACGGGTGCGGCGCAGATGGACGGCGCCATCCTCGTGGTCGCGGCCACCGACGGCCCGATGCCGCAGACCAAGGAGCACGTGCTCCTGGCCCGCCAGGTCGGCGTCCCCTACATCGTCGTCGCGCTGAACAAGGCCGACATGGTGGACGACGAGGAGATCCTGGAGCTCGTCGAGCTCGAGGTTCGCGAGCTGCTCTCCGAGTACGAGTTCCCGGGCGACGACCTTCCGGTCGTCAAGGTCTCGGCGCTCAAGGCCCTTGAGGGCGACAAGGAGTGGGGCCAGACCGTCCTCGACCTGATGAAGGCCGTCGACGAGTCCATCCCGCAGCCCGAGCGTGACGTCGACAAGCCGTTCCTGATGCCGATCGAGGACGTCTTCACGATCACCGGTCGTGGCACCGTCGTCACCGGTCGTATCGAGCGCGGTATCCTCAAGGTCAACGAGACCGTTGACCTCGTGGGCATCAAGCCGGAGAAGACCACCACCACGGTCACCGGCATCGAGATGTTCCGCAAGCTGCTCGACGAGGGCCAGGCCGGTGAGAACGTCGGTCTCCTTCTCCGTGGCATCAAGCGCGAGGACGTCGAGCGCGGCCAGGTCATCATCAAGCCGGGCTCGATCACGCCGCACACCGAGTTCGAGGCCCAGGCCTACATCCTGTCGAAGGACGAGGGTGGCCGTCACACCCCCTTCTTCAACAACTACCGCCCGCAGTTCTACTTCCGTACCACGGACGTGACCGGCGTCGTGACCCTTCCCGAGGGCACCGAGATGGTCATGCCGGGCGACAACACCGTCATGTCGGTCGCGCTGATCCAGCCGATCGCCATGGAGGAGGGCCTGAAGTTCGCCATCCGTGAGGGTGGCCGGACCGTGGGCGCCGGCCAGGTCACCAAGATCGTCAAGTAAGTACCTCCGTACTCGCTGACTGTCTGACCTGGTAGCTCCGCACAGAGCACCACGAAGGGCCCCGTCCCACCGCGTGAGCGGTGGACCGGGGCTCTTTCGCATGGTGTGTCCCGCCCGGGTCGGGGTCCGGCCCCGGCGCCGGGTCAGGGGCGCCAGAGCCAGGGGAGCGCGTCCGGTCCGAGACCCACCACGGTCGGCCGTCCGTCGCGGACGTCGTCGCTGTCGCTGTCGGCTAGGTGGAGCGTGGGGCCGTCCAGGGCGACGGGCCCCCCGGTCCGTACGGAGAGACCCGTGTCCGTACGGAGTTGGACGAGGCCCCGCGAGGTACGGCCCAGCAGCACCTGCCCCCGGGTCGCGGCGGCGGCGGTCACGGGGCCGTACCCGTCGAACCCGATCATGTCCACGGCCGTACCCCCGCGGACCGTGGTCAGCCGGGCCTTCGCCGCCGGCCGGTAGAACAGCTCGACCGATCCGTCCGGGGCGGGCAGCGCGGCGGGGCCGTCCCCGGGCACCGGCACCCCGGCGATCGGGGGCCGGGCGTACACCTCGCCCGCGGCCGTCTCCTGCGCCCAGTGGTGCACCGCGTCCCGGCCCGCACCGTACAGGTGGACGAGCCCGCCGCTGTCGACGACCGGGGTCAGCCCGTCCTGGACGGCGGCGCCGCCGAGGTCGCGCCACACGCCCCACCGGCCGGCCCGGTCCCGTACCCGCGTAACCACACCCATGTCGGCGTTCCGCACGAAGAGATGCACCCGGCCGTCGGGCGCGGTCACCGCGACCGGCACCCCGATCCGCCGGCCCCGGTCCTGGTCCGGCTCAGGATTGCCGAGCCCGCGCCAGGCGAGGAACGGGCCGCCGGGGAAGCGCTGTTCCAGCAGGACGATCTCCCGCCTGTTGTCCGAGCCGTGCCCGGCGAGCGCCGCGAACCGCAGGCCGAACAGCAGCCGCCGCCCGTCCGCGAGCGCGGCGCCGCCCAGCACCGGGGCGAGCGGGCCGCCACCGAGATCGTCCGGCGGCCCCCAGACGCCGTTGCCGGGCGCGGTCTCCCGCCACCGCACGGCCCGCAGCCCGAGCACTCCGTAGGCGGCGAGCCGCCCGTCCGGTTCGGTGGCCACGACGGTGCGGGGCCCCGGATAGCGGTGGTGGGTGGCGCGGACCCAGCCCTTCTTGTTGGTGAGGGGCCGGTCGCCGCCGACGTTGTAGTCACCGCAGCCACCCGGGTTGCCGCACTCCCAGTCGGCGTCGCCGCCGTACGGGACGAGGTGCGCGGCCTTCTCCGTGAGCACATCGTGCGGGAGGTTCTTGGGCCAGTGCCGGTTGTAATACCCCCGGAACGCGGTGACCACGAACCCCGGAACGCCTTCCCCACGAGCGGCGGACCGCGCAACCCACCGGATCATCGCGGCCCAGGCGAAGGACGCGGTCGCGGTGTGGTCCGCGTGATCGGAGTAGCCGCGCTGCTCACTGTCCTTCCTGCGGACGGCGTCGGTGCTGTGCTGGATGTCCGGGTCGGGGTCCAGGGTGTGCA from the Streptomyces sp. AM 4-1-1 genome contains:
- a CDS encoding DNA-directed RNA polymerase subunit beta', translated to MLDVNFFDELRIGLATADDIRTWSHGEVKKPETINYRTLKPEKDGLFCEKIFGPTRDWECYCGKYKRVRFKGIICERCGVEVTRAKVRRERMGHIELAAPVTHIWYFKGVPSRLGYLLDLAPKDLEKVIYFAAYMITFVDEERRTRDLPSLEAHVSVERQQVENRRDSDLENRAKKLETDLAELEAEGAKADVRRKVREGAEREMKQLRDRAQREIDRLDEVWNRFKNLKVQDLEGDELLYRELRDRFGTYFDGSMGAAALQKRLESFDLDEEAERLREIIRTGKGQKKTRALKRLKVVSAFLQTSNSPKGMVLDCVPVIPPDLRPMVQLDGGRFATSDLNDLYRRVINRNNRLKRLLDLGAPEIIVNNEKRMLQEAVDALFDNGRRGRPVTGPGNRPLKSLSDMLKGKQGRFRQNLLGKRVDYSARSVIVVGPQLKLHQCGLPKAMALELFKPFVMKRLVDLNHAQNIKSAKRMVERGRTVVYDVLEEVIAEHPVLLNRAPTLHRLGIQAFEPQLVEGKAIQIHPLVCTAFNADFDGDQMAVHLPLSAEAQAEARILMLSSNNILKPADGRPVTMPTQDMVLGLFFLTTDEAEREVVGAGRAFGSTAEAIMAFDAKELSLQAKVDIRFPVGTIPPRGWTPPAREEGEPEYQQGDTFRLRTSLGRALFNELLPEDYPFVDYSVGKKQLSEIVNDLAERYPKVIVAATLDNLKAAGFFWATRSGVTVAVSDIVVPEAKKAIVAGYEAQDEKVQKQYERGLITKDERTQELIAIWTKATNEVAEAMNANFPKTNPIFMMVDSGARGNMMQMRQIAGMRGLVSNAKNETIPRPIKASFREGLTVLEYFISTHGARKGLADTALRTADSGYLTRRLVDVSQDVIIREEDCGTDRGLKLKIAVKGTDGRLRKTDDVETSVYARMLAEDVVIDGKVIAPANVDLGDVLIDALVGAGVEEVKTRSVLTCESAVGTCAFCYGRSLATGKLVDIGEAVGIIAAQSIGEPGTQLTMRTFHTGGVAGDDITQGLPRVVELFEARTPKGVAPISEAAGRIRIEETEKTKKIVVTPDDGSEETPFPISKRAKVLVREGDHVEVGQKLTFGATNPHDVLRILGQRAVQVHLVGEVQKVYNSQGVSIHDKHIEIIIRQMLRRVTIIESGDAELLPGELVERSKFETENRRVVTEGGHPASGRPQLMGITKASLATESWLSAASFQETTRVLTDAAINAKSDSLIGLKENVIIGKLIPAGTGLSRYRNIRVEPTEEAKAAMYSAVGYDDIDYSPFGTGSGQAVPLEDYDYGPYNQ
- the rpsL gene encoding 30S ribosomal protein S12, with the translated sequence MPTIQQLVRKGRQDKVEKNKTPALEGSPQRRGVCTRVFTTTPKKPNSALRKVARVRLTSGIEVTAYIPGEGHNLQEHSIVLVRGGRVKDLPGVRYKIIRGSLDTQGVKNRKQARSRYGAKKEK
- the rpsG gene encoding 30S ribosomal protein S7 — its product is MPRKGPAPKRPVIIDPVYGSPLVTSLINKILLNGKRSTAERIVYGAMEGLREKTGNDPVITLKRALENVKPSLEVKSRRVGGATYQVPIEVKPGRASTLALRWLVGYSRARREKTMTERLMNELLDASNGLGASVKKREDTHKMAESNKAFAHYRW
- the fusA gene encoding elongation factor G; amino-acid sequence: MATTSLDLAKVRNIGIMAHIDAGKTTTTERILFYTGVSYKIGEVHDGAATMDWMEQEQERGITITSAATTCHWPLEDVDHTINIIDTPGHVDFTVEVERSLRVLDGAVTVFDGVAGVEPQSETVWRQADRYGVPRICFVNKLDRTGADFHRCVDMIKGRLGATPIVMQLPIGAEADFTGVVDLVTMKAFVYSAEAAKGEAYDILDIPATLTEAAAEWRAQLLETVAENDDALMELYLEGQEPTVEQLYAAIRRITINSGKGGDTTVTPVFCGTAFKNKGVQPLLDAVVRYLPSPLDVEAIEGHDVKDPEVVVKRQPSDDAPLSALAFKIMSDPHLGKLTFVRVYSGRLESGTAVLNPVKGKKERIGKIYRMHANKREEIEAVGAGDIVAVMGLKQTTTGETLCDDKNPVILESMDFPAPVIQVAIEPKSKGDQEKLGVAIQRLSEEDPSFQVHSDEETGQTIIGGMGELHLEVLVDRMKREFRVEANVGKPQVAYRETIRKTVERVDYTHKKQTGGTGQFAKVQIAIEPIEGGEASYEFVNKVTGGRIPREYIPSVDAGAQEAMQFGILAGYEMTGVRVILLDGGYHEVDSSELAFKIAGSQAFKEAARKASPVLLEPMMAVEVTTPEDYMGDVIGDINSRRGQIQAMEERSGARVVKGLVPLSEMFGYVGDLRSKTSGRASYSMQFDSYAEVPRNVAEEIIAKAKGE
- the tuf gene encoding elongation factor Tu, with product MAKAKFERTKPHVNIGTIGHIDHGKTTLTAAITKVLHDAYPDLNEASAFDQIDKAPEERQRGITISIAHVEYQTESRHYAHVDCPGHADYIKNMITGAAQMDGAILVVAATDGPMPQTKEHVLLARQVGVPYIVVALNKADMVDDEEILELVELEVRELLSEYEFPGDDLPVVKVSALKALEGDKEWGQTVLDLMKAVDESIPQPERDVDKPFLMPIEDVFTITGRGTVVTGRIERGILKVNETVDLVGIKPEKTTTTVTGIEMFRKLLDEGQAGENVGLLLRGIKREDVERGQVIIKPGSITPHTEFEAQAYILSKDEGGRHTPFFNNYRPQFYFRTTDVTGVVTLPEGTEMVMPGDNTVMSVALIQPIAMEEGLKFAIREGGRTVGAGQVTKIVK
- a CDS encoding PIG-L family deacetylase, giving the protein MPRRSVVVAGSVLGLASVAGCSVPAPRRPNPAADPAPGLTISSSRRARLMQILAHPDDDLYFMNPDTQRALDAGTPLVCVYLTAGEADGVNKAPGKAEPTPDKGAYSSARHQGLRQAYATLIGLPRFTGWQKSVVQLHGGHRAELNSLTNGVRRVELIFLNTAMHSRRGKLGLPTLWEDRGLSLRTVVADDSPLRRPGAYTYDGLIDVLVALLEEYRPTVVHTLDPDPDIQHSTDAVRRKDSEQRGYSDHADHTATASFAWAAMIRWVARSAARGEGVPGFVVTAFRGYYNRHWPKNLPHDVLTEKAAHLVPYGGDADWECGNPGGCGDYNVGGDRPLTNKKGWVRATHHRYPGPRTVVATEPDGRLAAYGVLGLRAVRWRETAPGNGVWGPPDDLGGGPLAPVLGGAALADGRRLLFGLRFAALAGHGSDNRREIVLLEQRFPGGPFLAWRGLGNPEPDQDRGRRIGVPVAVTAPDGRVHLFVRNADMGVVTRVRDRAGRWGVWRDLGGAAVQDGLTPVVDSGGLVHLYGAGRDAVHHWAQETAAGEVYARPPIAGVPVPGDGPAALPAPDGSVELFYRPAAKARLTTVRGGTAVDMIGFDGYGPVTAAAATRGQVLLGRTSRGLVQLRTDTGLSVRTGGPVALDGPTLHLADSDSDDVRDGRPTVVGLGPDALPWLWRP